Proteins co-encoded in one Brassica rapa cultivar Chiifu-401-42 chromosome A02, CAAS_Brap_v3.01, whole genome shotgun sequence genomic window:
- the LOC103852208 gene encoding tocopherol O-methyltransferase, chloroplastic isoform X1, with the protein MKATLAPSSLISLPRHKVSSLRSPSLLLQSQRPSSALMTTTTASRGSVAVTAAATSSVEALREGIAEFYNETSGLWEEIWGDHMHHGFYDPDSSVQLSDSGHREAQIRMIEESLRFAGVTEEEKKIKRVVDVGCGIGGSSRYIASKFGAECIGITLSPVQAKRANDLAAAQSLSHKVSFQVADALEQPFEDGIFDLVWSMESGEHMPDKAKFVKELVRVAAPGGRIIIVTWCHRNLSPGEEALQPWEQNLLDRICKTFYLPAWCSTSDYVDLLQSLSLQDIKCADWSENVAPFWPAVIRTALTWKGLVSLLRSGMKSIKGALTMPLMIEGYKKGVIKFGIITCQKPL; encoded by the exons ATGAAAGCGACTCTCGCACCCTCCTCTCTCATAAGCCTCCCCAGGCACAAAGTATCTTCTCTCCGTTCACCGTCGCTTCTCCTTCAGTCCCAACGGCCATCCTCAGCCTTAATGACGACGACGACGGCATCACGTGGAAGCGTGGCTGTGACGGCTGCTGCTACCTCCTCCGTTGAGGCGCTGCGAGAAGGAATAGCGGAATTCTACAACGAGACGTCGGGACTATGGGAGGAGATTTGGGGAGATCATATGCATCACGGCTTCTACGATCCTGATTCCTCTGTTCAACTTTCAGATTCCGGTCACCGGGAAGCTCAGATCCGGATGATCGAAGAGTCTCTACGTTTCGCCGGCGTTACTG AAGAGGAGAAAAAGATAAAGAGAGTAGTGGATGTTGGGTGTGGGATCGGCGGAAGCTCAAGGTATATTGCCTCTAAATTTGGTGCCGAATGCATTGGCATCACACTCAGTCCTGTTCAAGCCAAGAGAGCCAATGATCTCGCCGCCGCTCAATCACTCTCTCATAAG GTTTCCTTCCAAGTTGCAGATGCACTGGAGCAACCATTTGAAGATGGTATATTCGATCTTGTGTGGTCAATGGAAAGCGGTGAGCATATGCCTGACAAGGCCAAG TTCGTGAAGGAATTGGTACGTGTGGCGGCTCCAGGAGGAAGGATAATAATAGTGACATGGTGCCACAGAAATCTATCTCCAGGGGAAGAAGCTTTGCAGCCATGGGAGCAGAACCTCTTGGACAGAATCTGCAAAACATTTTATCTCCCGGCCTGGTGCTCCACCTCGGATTATGTCGATTTGCTTCAGTCCCTCTCGCTCCAG GATATTAAGTGTGCAGATTGGTCAGAGAACGTAGCTCCTTTCTGGCCGGCGGTTATACGAACCGCATTAACGTGGAAGGGCCTTGTGTCTCTGCTTCGTAGTG GTATGAAGAGTATAAAAGGAGCATTGACAATGCCATTGATGATTGAAGGGTACAAGAAAGGTGTCATTAAGTTTGGCATCATCACTTGCCAGAAGCCTCTCTAA
- the LOC103852208 gene encoding tocopherol O-methyltransferase, chloroplastic isoform X2 — MKATLAPSSLISLPRHKVSSLRSPSLLLQSQRPSSALMTTTTASRGSVAVTAAATSSVEALREGIAEFYNETSGLWEEIWGDHMHHGFYDPDSSVQLSDSGHREAQIRMIEESLRFAGVTEEKKIKRVVDVGCGIGGSSRYIASKFGAECIGITLSPVQAKRANDLAAAQSLSHKVSFQVADALEQPFEDGIFDLVWSMESGEHMPDKAKFVKELVRVAAPGGRIIIVTWCHRNLSPGEEALQPWEQNLLDRICKTFYLPAWCSTSDYVDLLQSLSLQDIKCADWSENVAPFWPAVIRTALTWKGLVSLLRSGMKSIKGALTMPLMIEGYKKGVIKFGIITCQKPL; from the exons ATGAAAGCGACTCTCGCACCCTCCTCTCTCATAAGCCTCCCCAGGCACAAAGTATCTTCTCTCCGTTCACCGTCGCTTCTCCTTCAGTCCCAACGGCCATCCTCAGCCTTAATGACGACGACGACGGCATCACGTGGAAGCGTGGCTGTGACGGCTGCTGCTACCTCCTCCGTTGAGGCGCTGCGAGAAGGAATAGCGGAATTCTACAACGAGACGTCGGGACTATGGGAGGAGATTTGGGGAGATCATATGCATCACGGCTTCTACGATCCTGATTCCTCTGTTCAACTTTCAGATTCCGGTCACCGGGAAGCTCAGATCCGGATGATCGAAGAGTCTCTACGTTTCGCCGGCGTTACTG AGGAGAAAAAGATAAAGAGAGTAGTGGATGTTGGGTGTGGGATCGGCGGAAGCTCAAGGTATATTGCCTCTAAATTTGGTGCCGAATGCATTGGCATCACACTCAGTCCTGTTCAAGCCAAGAGAGCCAATGATCTCGCCGCCGCTCAATCACTCTCTCATAAG GTTTCCTTCCAAGTTGCAGATGCACTGGAGCAACCATTTGAAGATGGTATATTCGATCTTGTGTGGTCAATGGAAAGCGGTGAGCATATGCCTGACAAGGCCAAG TTCGTGAAGGAATTGGTACGTGTGGCGGCTCCAGGAGGAAGGATAATAATAGTGACATGGTGCCACAGAAATCTATCTCCAGGGGAAGAAGCTTTGCAGCCATGGGAGCAGAACCTCTTGGACAGAATCTGCAAAACATTTTATCTCCCGGCCTGGTGCTCCACCTCGGATTATGTCGATTTGCTTCAGTCCCTCTCGCTCCAG GATATTAAGTGTGCAGATTGGTCAGAGAACGTAGCTCCTTTCTGGCCGGCGGTTATACGAACCGCATTAACGTGGAAGGGCCTTGTGTCTCTGCTTCGTAGTG GTATGAAGAGTATAAAAGGAGCATTGACAATGCCATTGATGATTGAAGGGTACAAGAAAGGTGTCATTAAGTTTGGCATCATCACTTGCCAGAAGCCTCTCTAA